One Nitrospinota bacterium DNA window includes the following coding sequences:
- a CDS encoding tetratricopeptide repeat protein: MNKNTVSISLVGVAFMAALLLAVSEGHAKKPADHNMENMDHMEHMDHAGHAKESAKTPQQKEAMGFLKKADAMCNAGQFEDSLPVYTQAIALDPKLVEAYFKRGKALYRLGADLSAIEDFSKVIELNPDSSEAYFQRGVVWYSTGDEEKMLADFKAAARLASMDHTSHVHVLK; the protein is encoded by the coding sequence ATGAATAAAAATACCGTTTCCATTTCATTGGTTGGCGTTGCATTCATGGCCGCGCTGCTTCTCGCCGTTTCCGAAGGCCATGCCAAGAAACCGGCGGACCACAACATGGAAAATATGGACCACATGGAACATATGGATCATGCCGGGCATGCAAAAGAATCGGCCAAAACCCCGCAACAAAAGGAAGCAATGGGTTTTTTAAAAAAGGCCGACGCAATGTGCAACGCGGGGCAATTCGAGGACTCCTTGCCGGTATATACCCAGGCAATAGCGTTGGACCCCAAACTTGTGGAAGCCTACTTTAAACGGGGAAAGGCGCTGTACCGGCTTGGCGCCGACCTGAGCGCCATTGAGGATTTTTCCAAGGTGATAGAGCTGAATCCTGATTCTTCGGAGGCCTATTTCCAGCGGGGCGTCGTTTGGTACTCTACCGGCGATGAGGAAAAAATGCTCGCGGATTTCAAGGCCGCCGCCCGGCTGGCAAGCATGGATCACACATCCCACGTGCATGTGTTGAAATAA
- a CDS encoding arsenite methyltransferase — translation MEKEVKHDAVRQSVRANYAEVARFGNTGGCGCSPADSAASSCCGTNDDAAAEHARMASLAMGYSAADLEGLPEGANMGLGCGNPQAIASIRPGEMVLDLGSGGGFDAFLAMRQTGPSGRVIGVDMTPEMISKARKNAVTLNAANVEFRLGELEHLPVSDNTADVIISNCVINLSPDKAQVFREAFRALKPGGRLAVSDVVATAQLPDEVLNDLKMLSGCIAGAASIDDIERMLGETGFEDVRVTAKEESRELIRAWAPGRRVEEYVVSANIQAVKPKKRA, via the coding sequence ATGGAAAAAGAAGTGAAACACGACGCGGTGCGCCAAAGCGTGCGCGCCAATTACGCCGAGGTGGCCCGCTTCGGCAACACGGGCGGCTGCGGCTGCTCGCCGGCCGACAGCGCGGCCTCTTCCTGCTGTGGCACCAATGACGACGCGGCGGCGGAGCACGCAAGGATGGCATCGCTGGCGATGGGTTACAGCGCCGCCGATCTCGAGGGTCTGCCGGAAGGGGCGAACATGGGGCTCGGCTGCGGCAATCCGCAGGCGATAGCTTCCATCCGCCCCGGCGAAATGGTGCTAGACCTCGGCTCCGGCGGCGGGTTCGACGCGTTCCTCGCCATGCGCCAGACCGGCCCGTCGGGCAGGGTGATCGGGGTGGACATGACGCCGGAGATGATAAGCAAGGCCCGTAAAAACGCCGTAACGCTGAATGCCGCCAACGTGGAATTCCGGCTGGGGGAGCTTGAGCACCTGCCGGTTTCGGACAACACGGCGGACGTGATTATCTCCAACTGCGTCATCAATCTGTCGCCCGACAAGGCGCAGGTGTTCCGCGAGGCGTTCCGCGCGCTGAAGCCGGGCGGACGGCTGGCGGTTTCCGACGTGGTGGCCACCGCGCAGTTGCCGGACGAGGTGTTGAACGACCTCAAGATGCTGAGCGGCTGCATCGCCGGGGCCGCCTCCATCGACGACATCGAACGGATGCTGGGAGAAACGGGATTCGAAGATGTCCGCGTCACCGCGAAGGAAGAGAGCCGCGAGCTTATCCGCGCCTGGGCGCCGGGCCGCCGGGTGGAGGAATATGTGGTATCGGCGAACATCCAGGCGGTGAAGCCGAAAAAGCGCGCCTGA
- a CDS encoding helix-turn-helix transcriptional regulator yields the protein MSKYGSKLGKIAAAFGALSNPHRLEAFLRLLDCCPPGTACSIDSGEAALCVGELGKGLGIAPSTLSHHIKELRTAGLISVTRRGKNIECRVEPERVAELAALFAAATGAGINKADKELKRWKKK from the coding sequence ATGTCGAAGTATGGAAGTAAGCTCGGAAAGATCGCCGCCGCCTTCGGGGCGCTCTCCAATCCCCATCGGCTGGAGGCGTTTCTCCGCCTGCTGGATTGCTGTCCGCCCGGAACCGCCTGTTCCATCGACAGCGGCGAGGCGGCGCTGTGCGTTGGAGAATTGGGGAAGGGGCTCGGCATCGCGCCGTCCACCCTTTCGCACCACATCAAGGAGCTGCGTACCGCCGGACTCATCAGCGTGACGCGGCGCGGTAAAAACATCGAATGCCGCGTGGAGCCGGAGCGGGTGGCCGAACTGGCGGCCCTGTTTGCGGCGGCAACCGGCGCGGGTATCAACAAAGCTGATAAGGAGCTGAAGCGATGGAAAAAGAAGTGA
- a CDS encoding protein-L-isoaspartate(D-aspartate) O-methyltransferase: protein MGWIIVRWHASIFFLLLIVPAGARANDYSAERNGMVENQIIGNGIQYPTVIDAMRTVPRHKFVPPSIMPSAYEDTPLPIGEGQTISQPFIVAFMSELMELKGNERVLEIGTGSGYQAAVLSRLCNEVYTIEIKPVLYQRSAARFKEDGYKNIHTRLGDGYYGWEEKGPFDAIMITAAANHIPPPLIKQLKDGGRLILPLSRSFHFQTLAIVTKKGDKVEIRYSLPVRFVPMTGRVMK, encoded by the coding sequence ATGGGATGGATCATTGTCCGATGGCATGCCTCGATCTTCTTCCTGCTCCTTATTGTGCCCGCCGGCGCGCGGGCCAATGATTATTCCGCCGAACGGAATGGCATGGTGGAAAACCAGATCATCGGCAACGGCATTCAGTACCCCACAGTCATCGATGCGATGAGAACGGTTCCGCGGCACAAGTTCGTCCCGCCGTCGATCATGCCGTCGGCCTATGAGGACACGCCGTTACCGATAGGCGAAGGGCAAACGATATCGCAGCCTTTTATCGTGGCGTTCATGAGCGAGCTTATGGAATTAAAGGGCAACGAGCGGGTACTTGAAATAGGCACCGGCTCAGGTTATCAGGCGGCAGTTCTATCCCGCCTGTGCAACGAAGTTTACACCATAGAGATAAAGCCGGTTCTTTACCAACGGAGCGCCGCCCGTTTTAAAGAGGACGGCTATAAAAACATCCATACGCGGCTGGGGGACGGCTATTACGGATGGGAGGAGAAGGGGCCATTCGACGCGATAATGATAACCGCGGCGGCAAACCACATCCCCCCGCCCCTGATCAAACAGTTGAAGGATGGCGGACGGTTGATACTGCCCCTTTCAAGGTCGTTCCATTTCCAGACGCTGGCGATTGTCACCAAGAAAGGGGACAAGGTGGAAATACGCTACTCCCTCCCCGTCAGGTTCGTTCCTATGACCGGCAGGGTCATGAAGTGA